The proteins below come from a single Branchiostoma floridae strain S238N-H82 chromosome 5, Bfl_VNyyK, whole genome shotgun sequence genomic window:
- the LOC118416462 gene encoding ubiquitin-like protein 4A: MFITVKILQGRECCIEVADADSVMSVKQLVARELDVPVDQQRLVFRGKTLADSQSLGDYNIGPDAKIHLMVRKVEKQQSSTDSTDRKDTTFLWDETKKLLLKHFSPEDADKVMQNFRREFESTIASVSLDDLERMASANLQKRHFIGDQSTSS, from the exons ATGTTTATCACTGTGAAGATATTACAGGGCAGAGAATGTTGCATAGAA GTTGCAGATGCAGACTCGGTCATGTCAGTCAAACAGCTTGTAGCTAGAGAACTGGATGTACCAGTGGACCAGCAGAGATTAGTCTTCAGGGGGAAAACATTGGCAG ATTCACAATCTCTGGGAGACTACAACATAGGACCAGATGCCAAAATACACCTCATGGTTCGTAAAGTAGAGAAACAGCAAAGCAGTACAGACTCCACAGATAGGAAGGACACAACATTTCTCTGGGACGagacaaaaaaattgttgttaaaACATTTTAGTCCTGAAGACGCAGACAAGGTTATGCAGAATTTTAGAAGG GAATTTGAATCTACAATAGCAAGCGTTAGCCTGGACGATCTAGAGAGAATGGCATCAGCGAACCTACAGAAACGACATTTCATTGGTGACCAGTCAACTTCGTCATAG
- the LOC118416009 gene encoding nuclear transcription factor Y subunit B-3-like isoform X2: MDGGGEGQMDQSTDHTADDSGTLSMAVHLEGTPQGADGTQGLLTNDYSYVLDDSATGASANDSIASGGDDDGGHKDGDSLREHVGVEPLQEQDRFLPIANVSRIMKNSIPKMAKIAKDAKECVQECVSEFISFITSEASDRCHQEKRKTINGEDILFAMSTLGFDSYVEPLKLYLQKYRESMKGEKGGMNTSTTGAGDESLASDLGADDSFTANIISTDGQTTMTYTYPTQVQVGMIPVLDMGQQLQFTGMSS, encoded by the exons ATGGATGGTGGTGGAGAGGGACAGATGGATCAGAGCACAGATCACACAGCAGATGACAGTGGCACCCTCAG TATGGCTGTTCACTTAGAAGGTACCCCACAGGGAGCTGATGGCACACAGGGTCTCCTGACCAACGACTACAGCTATGTCCTAGATGACA GTGCGACGGGTGCGTCGGCCAATGACAGTATAGCGAGCGGCGGGGATGATGACGGAGGACACAAAGACGGTGACAGCCTCCGCGAACACGTGGGCGTGGAGCCACTACAGGAACAG GACCGATTCCTGCCTATAGCCAATGTCAGTCGCATCATGAAAAACTCTATCCCCAAAATGGCAAAG ATTGCCAAGGATGCTAAAGAGTGTGTACAGGAGTGTGTGTCAGAGTTCATCAGTTTCATCACAAGCGA AGCCAGTGACAGGTGTCACCAGGAGAAGAGGAAGACCATTAACGGGGAGGACATCCTGTTTGCCATGTCCACTCTGGGGTTCGACAGCTATGTGGAACCACTCAAACTGTACCTACAGAAGTACAGAGAG TCCATGAAAGGTGAGAAGGGAGGGATGAACACATCCACTACAGGTGCAGGGGACGAGAGCCTAGCGTCAGACCTGGGGGCCGATGATTCTTTCA CTGCCAACATCATCTCCACAGACGGCCAGACAACGATGACTTACACATACCCCACACAGGTTCAGGTGGGTATGATTCCTGTACTGGAT ATGGGCCAACAACTTCAGTTCACAGGGATGTCCAGTTGA
- the LOC118415627 gene encoding integrase/recombinase xerD homolog, with protein MRRESSLTDVCIAIADHILDSEASLDADIRYYRAGTYAESTKATYRSQRRAYLRFCLYHQYTPVPANPKTISRYAVFLARTLQYSSIVNYINIIRILHQEAGYGNPMQDNWLLQTTLRGIRRINGASVKQKLPITPDVLRAIHERLDLDQTQDVVFWAACTVAFFSFFRKSNLLPKTTKTFDPSKQLCRKDFRIFDWGAIITVRWSKTIQFKERTLQIPIPRIPGSPLCPTTALETAFSRTSTAAADGPAFVLPQETGQGVRFAALTHQPFVKTLRHLLKQCGYKDSDYSGHSFRRGGATWASECGISPDLIKLQGDWRSNAYQRYTTVTLKGRLWTVKTMANALV; from the coding sequence ATGCGGCGTGAATCGTCCCTAACTGATGTTTGTATTGCCATTGCAGACCACATCCTGGACAGTGAAGCTTCGCTGGATGCAGACATCCGATACTACCGGGCCGGCACATACGCGGAGTCAACGAAGGCTACATACAGATCCCAGCGGAGGGCGTACCTACGGTTCTGTCTGTATCACCAGTACACCCCTGTGCCGGCAAATCCCAAGACCATAAGCAGATACGCGGTGTTCCTGGcaagaacattgcagtatagcaGCATAGTGAACTACATCAACATCATTCGTATCCTTCACCAGGAGGCGGGGTATGGAAATCCTATGCAGGACAACTGGCTCCTGCAAACTACACTACGCGGAATCCGCCGGATTAATGGTGCAAGCGTCAAGCAAAAGCTTCCGATCACACCGGACGTTTTGCGTGCCATCCATGAGCGACTGGACCTCGACCAAACCCAGGACGTAGTGTTCTGGGCAGCCTGTACGGTGgctttcttttccttcttcagGAAATCGAACCTGTTACCGAAGACAACCAAAACATTCGATCCGAGCAAGCAGCTATGCAGGAAAGACTTTCGTATCTTTGACTGGGGCGCGATCATCACCGTGAGATGGAGTAAGACAATTCAGTTTAAAGAGCGGACATTACAAATCCCCATCCCGCGCATCCCCGGTTCGCCCCTGTGCCCTACTACAGCATTAGAAACCGCGTTCTCCAGGACCAGCACGGCAGCAGCGGACGGTCCCGCGTTTGTTCTACCCCAGGAAACGGGGCAGGGAGTACGATTCGCGGCGTTAACGCACCAGCCCTTCGtaaaaacattgcgtcatctatTAAAACAATGCGGCTACAAAGACTCTGATTACAGCGGCCACAGCTTTCGTCGCGGTGGAGCGACGTGGGCATCCGAGTGCGGGATATCCCCTGACCTGATAAAACTGCAGGGGGACTGGCGGTCAAACGCCTACCAGCGATATACGACAGTCACGTTGAAAGGACGTTTATGGACTGTAAAAACCATGGCTAACGCCTTAGTGTAG
- the LOC118416009 gene encoding nuclear transcription factor Y subunit B-3-like isoform X3, with the protein MDGGGEGQMDQSTDHTADDSGTLSMAVHLEGTPQGADGTQGLLTNDYSYVLDDSATGASANDSIASGGDDDGGHKDGDSLREHVGVEPLQEQDRFLPIHNISRIMRKAIPKKEKIAKDAKECVQECVSEFISFITSEASDRCHQEKRKTINGEDILFAMSTLGFDSYVEPLKLYLQKYRESMKGEKGGMNTSTTGAGDESLASDLGADDSFTANIISTDGQTTMTYTYPTQVQMGQQLQFTGMSS; encoded by the exons ATGGATGGTGGTGGAGAGGGACAGATGGATCAGAGCACAGATCACACAGCAGATGACAGTGGCACCCTCAG TATGGCTGTTCACTTAGAAGGTACCCCACAGGGAGCTGATGGCACACAGGGTCTCCTGACCAACGACTACAGCTATGTCCTAGATGACA GTGCGACGGGTGCGTCGGCCAATGACAGTATAGCGAGCGGCGGGGATGATGACGGAGGACACAAAGACGGTGACAGCCTCCGCGAACACGTGGGCGTGGAGCCACTACAGGAACAG GACCGGTTTTTGCCCATTCACAATATTAGTCGCATTATGAGAAAGGCTATACCCAAAAAAGAAAAG ATTGCCAAGGATGCTAAAGAGTGTGTACAGGAGTGTGTGTCAGAGTTCATCAGTTTCATCACAAGCGA AGCCAGTGACAGGTGTCACCAGGAGAAGAGGAAGACCATTAACGGGGAGGACATCCTGTTTGCCATGTCCACTCTGGGGTTCGACAGCTATGTGGAACCACTCAAACTGTACCTACAGAAGTACAGAGAG TCCATGAAAGGTGAGAAGGGAGGGATGAACACATCCACTACAGGTGCAGGGGACGAGAGCCTAGCGTCAGACCTGGGGGCCGATGATTCTTTCA CTGCCAACATCATCTCCACAGACGGCCAGACAACGATGACTTACACATACCCCACACAGGTTCAG ATGGGCCAACAACTTCAGTTCACAGGGATGTCCAGTTGA
- the LOC118415625 gene encoding uncharacterized protein LOC118415625, translating into MERRGYRTIIAYLDDFLIIGATYEECRLAFETLIELLTCLGFEINWRKVVYPTQRITFLGIDIDAVERTLSLPSGKLSETRTVLSDMSGRKRISKRELLSLLGKLNWAARVVRGGRTFMRRLIDLSKTLRRPHHYARLSGEARADLDWWTNFMAKFNGTAVFLDRNPVPPTIFNTDACDSGGAAFYSGDWFYVSWRHDDPDMCDRHINEKELYTIILAARRWGSLWSGKRLIVFADSDSSVCAINKGTSPSPPFMRCIRELFWISAENNFSLQARHVKGKENTLADALSRLNDPVHAELARSRVEQWKLENADISVDCHQPHLSHHARSALPTQATSWIPTLQ; encoded by the coding sequence ATGGAAAGACGTGGTTACAGAACCATTATTGCGTATTTGGACGATTTCCTTATCATCGGAGCGACATATGAAGAATGCCGCCTAGCCTTCGAAACGTTGATCGAACTGTTGACGTGTTTAGGTTTCGAAATAAACTGGCGTAAGGTGGTTTATCCTACACAACGGATAACCTTCCTCGGCATTGACATTGACGCGGTGGAGCGAACACTCTCATTGCCGAGCGGCAAACTGAGCGAAACGCGGACAGTACTGAGCGACATGAGCGGGCGGAAGCGGATTTCGAAGCGGGAGCTGCTCAGCCTATTAGGCAAGCTAAACTGGGCGGCTCGAGTCGTCCGTGGCGGACGGACTTTCATGCGGAGGCTAATTGACCTTTCCAAAACGTTGCGCCGCCCCCACCACTACGCCAGGCTTTCGGGGGAGGCGAGAGCAGATTTGGATTGGTGGACGAACTTCATGGCGAAGTTCAACGGGACAGCGGTCTTCCTCGACAGAAACCCTGTCCCTCCTACAATATTCAACACAGATGCGTGCGATAGCGGAGGAGCGGCCTTCTATAGCGGTGACTGGTTTTATGTTTCATGGCGTCATGACGACCCTGACATGTGCGATAGGCACATTAACGAGAAAGAACTCTACACTATCATATTGGCGGCGAGAAGATGGGGGTCCCTGTGGTCAGGCAAACGTCTCATCGTGTTCGCTGACAGTGACAGTTCAGTCTGTGCCATCAACAAGGGCACGTCCCCATCACCCCCCTTCATGCGATGTATCAGAGAACTATTCTGGATTTCGGCAGAAAACAACTTTTCCTTGCAGGCCCGCCACGTGAAGGGCAAGGAAAACACTCTGGCTGACGCCCTGTCGAGACTTAATGATCCTGTGCATGCTGAGTTAGCCAGGAGCAGGGTAGAGcagtggaaacttgagaacgcGGACATCTCAGTTGACTGCCACCAGCCCCATTTATCACACCACGCACGGTCGGCCCTGCCCACCCAGGCCACCTCCTGGATACCAACACTGCAGTAG
- the LOC118416009 gene encoding nuclear transcription factor Y subunit B-3-like isoform X1 → MDGGGEGQMDQSTDHTADDSGTLSMAVHLEGTPQGADGTQGLLTNDYSYVLDDSATGASANDSIASGGDDDGGHKDGDSLREHVGVEPLQEQDRFLPIHNISRIMRKAIPKKEKIAKDAKECVQECVSEFISFITSEASDRCHQEKRKTINGEDILFAMSTLGFDSYVEPLKLYLQKYRESMKGEKGGMNTSTTGAGDESLASDLGADDSFTANIISTDGQTTMTYTYPTQVQVGMIPVLDMGQQLQFTGMSS, encoded by the exons ATGGATGGTGGTGGAGAGGGACAGATGGATCAGAGCACAGATCACACAGCAGATGACAGTGGCACCCTCAG TATGGCTGTTCACTTAGAAGGTACCCCACAGGGAGCTGATGGCACACAGGGTCTCCTGACCAACGACTACAGCTATGTCCTAGATGACA GTGCGACGGGTGCGTCGGCCAATGACAGTATAGCGAGCGGCGGGGATGATGACGGAGGACACAAAGACGGTGACAGCCTCCGCGAACACGTGGGCGTGGAGCCACTACAGGAACAG GACCGGTTTTTGCCCATTCACAATATTAGTCGCATTATGAGAAAGGCTATACCCAAAAAAGAAAAG ATTGCCAAGGATGCTAAAGAGTGTGTACAGGAGTGTGTGTCAGAGTTCATCAGTTTCATCACAAGCGA AGCCAGTGACAGGTGTCACCAGGAGAAGAGGAAGACCATTAACGGGGAGGACATCCTGTTTGCCATGTCCACTCTGGGGTTCGACAGCTATGTGGAACCACTCAAACTGTACCTACAGAAGTACAGAGAG TCCATGAAAGGTGAGAAGGGAGGGATGAACACATCCACTACAGGTGCAGGGGACGAGAGCCTAGCGTCAGACCTGGGGGCCGATGATTCTTTCA CTGCCAACATCATCTCCACAGACGGCCAGACAACGATGACTTACACATACCCCACACAGGTTCAGGTGGGTATGATTCCTGTACTGGAT ATGGGCCAACAACTTCAGTTCACAGGGATGTCCAGTTGA